Part of the Paenibacillus kyungheensis genome, TTTGTGGTTAAATGCGAATTTGGGTGGTTTCTAGATACGGAACGCTGCGGTAATTGTTATTCTTGTCGTCGCTGGTAGAACGGAATCCCTTGATTGACCGCTTTGCGGTGGGGATTACGTTCTAAAGGCGAGCGCTTCGCTCTTTCAGAATAACGATTCCCTCCGCTGTCGTAGGATATCAATTTAAACTTTAAATGATGAGAGATAAACCCTCAAATCTTGGGTGGGAGGGGGCAGTGTAAAACATAGTGTTAGTTGGATTCTTACCTCTTACCTCTTACCTCTTACCTCTTACCTCTTACCTCTTACCTCTTACCTCTTACCTCTTACCTCTTACCTCTTACCTAATATTATCGGTAGAAATAGGGAATTATTTTGATAGTGAGATATTTGAAATTAGGATATTACAGCTTATGTATATAGTTAAACTAAAAAGCCTTCCATAACGCTGGAAGGCTGAGGTGATAGGGGATTATTTTGATTTTAGACTGTTAATACTTTTTCGATAGCTTCGATCACGTCGGATGTGAGTTGAATGCCAGATGCGCTTGCGTTTTGTTTGACTTGTTCAGGACGGCTGGCTCCGACTAGGGCGCTGGATACATTTTTTTGACGAAGAATCCATGCTAATGCTAGATGTGTCAACGAAATACCTGCTTCATCAGCGATATTTTGTAATTGTCCGATCTGAGAAAGTTTTTCATCGCTGAAGCGATCGTCGTCCCATTTCAGCTTCGCAGCGCGACTATCAGCCGGGATATCGGTTTTGGATGTGTATTTACCTGTTAATAGCCCTTGAGCAAGTGGTGAATAGACCACTTGTCCGATACCGTATTTTTCACCAAGTGGAATCACTTCTTCTTCAATATAACGGTTGAACATATTGTAGACCGGTTGATTAACGACAATCCGATCCAGCAAGTAACGATCAGCTACACCAACAGCAGCTTGCATCTGAGCAGCTGTCCACTGACTAACACCTACATATAATACTTTGCCTTGACGTACCAGATCATCGAGTGCACGTAATGTTTCTTCGATTGGTGTCTCTGGTGAAAAGCGGTGGCAATAATAAAGATCAATATAATCATGTCCAAGACGCTTCAGACTAGCATGACATTGTTCAGTGATATGTTTGCGAGATAGCCCTTTATCGTTCGGCCCGTCTCCCATATCGCCAAATACTTTAGTCGCCAGCACATACGATTCACGGGGATAGTCTTTCAGTGTAGCACCGACTACTTTTTCCGCTTCTCCACGTTCATAGACATTAGCTGTATCAAAAAAGTTGATTCCCAAATCATAAGCTTCGCGAATCGATTGAACCGCATTTTCCTTTTCCACATATCCTCCGTAAGTTAGCCAACTGCCCAGACTAATTTCACTTACTTTCAGCCCACTACCACCTAATCTGCGATAATTCATTGTCATTATAGATACGCCTCCTTGGATATGTAGCTATTTAATAACGCTTACAAATGATTCCCTTTTTATTTTACCTCTCTACAAAGATTAAGCAAGCATCTTGAGGTTTATATAGTAACATAGACCCAAAGAAGAACTTTCACTACACTTCTATTGATGCATCCAACTCACTACTTTGTACGTATGAGTAAATAGGGAATATACCACATTTCTACATAATGACTATTTAAGATTTTGGAGGAGGATTTTTTTATGCTACAAAGACGTTTTTTTCGTATAGGTGCAGGGATTGCGCTTATACTCCTGATTGTCTACTTAGGGACATTGGTTGATTTTATTTTCACACCGATCGCTTCCTTAATTAGCCTCACGATTGTTCCACTTTTAATTACAGCTTTTCTCTACTATCCGCTACGTCCTGTTGTGAATTATATGGAAAAGAAGAAGTTGAAACGTTCTTATTCTATTTTACTGATGTACTTGATTGTCATTATTATTCTGGCGATTTTCTCTATTATCGGTTGGCCTACATTACGTGATCAGGTGACAAGCTTTATCGAAAATGCACCTAGATTTACACAAAGTATTATTACGCAGATTCAGCTATTACAACAGAACCCAACCATTCAACAATATATTCCTGCTGAAAACAATCAAGAAATGATTGCCAAATTAACTGAGTATTTAAATACAATCTTTGATTGGTTATCAGTTCATATTTCAAGCATGTTCTCCTTTATCTCGAACTTTGTATTGGTTGTTGCTACTGTGCCTATCATGTTGTACTACTTGTTAAAAGATGACAAACGTTTATCTCCTCAATTGCTCAAACTTTTCCCTGCTGGACACAAAGAAGATGGAAAAGCGATGCTAGATGAGATGGATGATTCACTAAGTAGCTTTATTGCAGGTCGAGTATTGGTTAACTTAGCACTATGCGTACTGCTTTATATTGGATTCTTGATTATCGATTTACCTTATTCGTTATTGCTTGTATTTTTAGCTTTCTTCCTCAACTTTATTCCTTATATCGGAGCTATTTTATCAGCGGTTCCGGTAGCGATTGTAGGCTTAATTGAATCACCTGCAATGGGAATCTGGGCGATCGTGATCGTAATTATTGCACAAATGATCCAAAACAACTTGCTAGAGCCTATTATTTTCGGAAAACAATTGGATATCCATCCATTTACAATCGTCGTCCTGCTACTGGTCGGTGGCGATATGGGCGGTATTCTCGGCATGTTACTTGTGATTCCATTGTATATGGTAGTGAAGATCGGAATTGTGCATATCTACGGTATGTATTTGAAAGATAAAATGAATCATAATTTTGATGATCATCAGAACAAACCAAATAACGATTCTATTTTCAAATTATAATAGTGTCTGTAACATCAAAAAAACGAGTTCCCTTGAGATCAGGGAGCTCGTTTTTTTTGTATTTCCTACTATAATAAAGCGATTGTTTTATGCATTAAAAGCAGTAGTTACCTTCTCTTCAACCTGACGCAATACATTTTCAAGTTGAGCTTCATCTGCGTAAGGAGCACCACCAAAGATCAAATGCCCTACACTTTCAATACCTACAAATCCGAAAATACCAGTGGTAGATGTAATTTTTAGACCATCTGTCATACCCACTTGATCGTAAATCTCGTTAGTCTGACCATGCGTATTAATAATTAATCCTTTTTTACCTGTAAGCAATTGAGCAACCCCTGTTTCTCCATATCCATAAGCAAATCCGTAAGCAAACACGCGATCTACATATCCTTTCAAAATAGCAGGCAAACCTGTCCACCAAATTGGATAAACAAACGTTATCGCTTCAGCCGCTGTAATGTATTCTTGCTCAGCTTTGATATCTGCTGGTGTATTGCCAGCTTTCATTGCTTCTGTATCTGCTTCTGTAAGTACAGGTTGAAAATTCAAGGCATAGAGGTCACGAACAACAACTTCATGTCCTTGAGATTCTAAAGTCTGTACCATTCTTTTCAAAATAGCTTGATTGGTTCCTTCTTGATGCGGATGAGCAAATACGATTAGATGTTTCATGAATAACATTCTCCTCATTTAGATAGATATCTATATATTTTTATAAAAAAAGGCTCTCACTCACTCAAAGCCCGGAATACACACGTTCTAACAAATACTCAAATTGCTCTTGTTCCTGTTCATTCAGATGACCATAGACTTTTTGATTCACAGCTTCAGACACTTGATTAAAGATCGGCTCTAACTCCCAACCTTTATCGGTTAAATGAATCATTGTGATCCGCTGATCGACTTCGTCTTTGCTCCGCTTAACATAACCAAGCTTCTCTAATTTGTTAACTAATACTGTAACCGTTGGTTGGGTACGATGTACTTTTTGTGCTAACGTATTAACAGATAATCCACATTTTTCACTATACAAAAAGCAAAGAATGTCTCCATGAGAAGGAACAACTTCTGTCACATTGTTCTTTTCTAACTCTGTGATAATCAATTTATTAACGTCATCACGTATCTTCGAGATAATGGAACACGCATTGTAATTTAGCATATTTTTATAATACATAGATATCTATATATTTGCAAGTATTATATTTTTCTATTTTGGTAAAATGAATTATTATGAAGAAGGAGTGTAATATCCGTCAGACTGGGTAATAATACAGTAAATACTAAATTGCTAAGATGAGGGGTCGA contains:
- a CDS encoding aldo/keto reductase family protein, producing the protein MNYRRLGGSGLKVSEISLGSWLTYGGYVEKENAVQSIREAYDLGINFFDTANVYERGEAEKVVGATLKDYPRESYVLATKVFGDMGDGPNDKGLSRKHITEQCHASLKRLGHDYIDLYYCHRFSPETPIEETLRALDDLVRQGKVLYVGVSQWTAAQMQAAVGVADRYLLDRIVVNQPVYNMFNRYIEEEVIPLGEKYGIGQVVYSPLAQGLLTGKYTSKTDIPADSRAAKLKWDDDRFSDEKLSQIGQLQNIADEAGISLTHLALAWILRQKNVSSALVGASRPEQVKQNASASGIQLTSDVIEAIEKVLTV
- a CDS encoding AI-2E family transporter — translated: MLQRRFFRIGAGIALILLIVYLGTLVDFIFTPIASLISLTIVPLLITAFLYYPLRPVVNYMEKKKLKRSYSILLMYLIVIIILAIFSIIGWPTLRDQVTSFIENAPRFTQSIITQIQLLQQNPTIQQYIPAENNQEMIAKLTEYLNTIFDWLSVHISSMFSFISNFVLVVATVPIMLYYLLKDDKRLSPQLLKLFPAGHKEDGKAMLDEMDDSLSSFIAGRVLVNLALCVLLYIGFLIIDLPYSLLLVFLAFFLNFIPYIGAILSAVPVAIVGLIESPAMGIWAIVIVIIAQMIQNNLLEPIIFGKQLDIHPFTIVVLLLVGGDMGGILGMLLVIPLYMVVKIGIVHIYGMYLKDKMNHNFDDHQNKPNNDSIFKL
- a CDS encoding NAD(P)H-dependent oxidoreductase, giving the protein MKHLIVFAHPHQEGTNQAILKRMVQTLESQGHEVVVRDLYALNFQPVLTEADTEAMKAGNTPADIKAEQEYITAAEAITFVYPIWWTGLPAILKGYVDRVFAYGFAYGYGETGVAQLLTGKKGLIINTHGQTNEIYDQVGMTDGLKITSTTGIFGFVGIESVGHLIFGGAPYADEAQLENVLRQVEEKVTTAFNA
- a CDS encoding MarR family winged helix-turn-helix transcriptional regulator is translated as MIITELEKNNVTEVVPSHGDILCFLYSEKCGLSVNTLAQKVHRTQPTVTVLVNKLEKLGYVKRSKDEVDQRITMIHLTDKGWELEPIFNQVSEAVNQKVYGHLNEQEQEQFEYLLERVYSGL